The Malus domestica chromosome 10, GDT2T_hap1 genome contains a region encoding:
- the LOC103446992 gene encoding pentatricopeptide repeat-containing protein At5g09450, mitochondrial has translation MASRSLLRTLRRSSGVSSVSLGVGRLLSSGGAGAVNAEFVQDSEESDNLKSRVFKLRQPKRSATNVLQRWVSEGNPISISDLRQISKDLSKSHRYKHALEISEWMVSHNEFELSDSDYAVRIVLMTKVFGIDAAERYFEGLPLTAKTSETCTALLHSYAGAKLTEKAENLYERIKESHLSLSALTYNEMMTMYMSVGQVEKVSIVVEDLKCHKVAPDIFTYNLWISSCAATLKIDQLRQILDEMRHDPGFGEGWERYINLANIYVSVGHLVNAESSTLVVEAEKVITQREWITYDFLIILHAGLGNKERIDQIWKSLIMTGQKMTSRNYICILSSYLMLGHLKEVGEVIDRWRQSTTTDFSVTACSRVFKAFTDIGLTEKAHNFEMLLIQKNCDPANSLE, from the exons ATGGCGTCTCGGTCACTCTTGCGCACTCTCAGACGGAGCAGCGGTGTCAGCAGTGTTAGTCTTGGTGTTGGTAGATTGTTGTCGTCAGGAGGAGCAGGTGCTGTGAATGCTGAGTTTGTCCAAGATTCTGAGGAAAGTGACAACCTGAAGAGCAGAGTCTTCAAGCTCAGGCAGCCCAAGCGAAGCGCCACCAACGTTCTTCAGAGATGGGTCTCTGAAGGCAACCCAATTTCCATTTCGGACCTCCGCCAGATATCGAAGGACCTCAGCAAGTCTCACCGTTACAAGCACGCCCTCGAG ATATCCGAGTGGATGGTCAGCCATAATGAATTTGAGCTATCAGATTCTGACTATGCAGTCCGCATTGTCTTGATGACAAAAGTTTTTGGCATCGATGCTGCGGAACGATACTTTGAAGGTCTACCTCTTACTGCAAAAACAAGTGAAACCTGTACTGCTCTCCTCCACTCATATGCTGGGGCAAAATTGACTGAAAAGGCTGAGAACCTCTATGAGAGGATAAAGGAATCTCACCTGTCCCTGAGTGCCCTTACATACAATGAGATGATGACTATGTACATGTCAGTGGGGCAAGTAGAGAAGGTCTCTATAGTTGTGGAAGATCTGAAATGCCACAAGGTTGCACCGGATATCTTCACATACAATCTTTGGATTAGTTCATGTGCTGCAACTCTAAAGATTGATCAACTTCGACAGATTTTAGATGAAATGAGACATGATCCTGGTTTTGGCGAAGGATGGGAGAGATACATTAACCTGGCAAATATATATGTTAGCGTTGGGCATCTTGTGAATGCAGAGTCCAGCACTCTAGTAGTTGAAGCTGAGAAAGTAATCACACAAAGAGAATGGATCACGTATGACTTCCTTATTATTCTGCATGCTGGTTTAGGAAATAAGGAAAGGATTGATCAGATATGGAAATCCTTGATAATGACTGGGCAAAAGATGACAAGTAGAAACTATATTTGCATTCTTTCTTCATACCTAATGCTTGGCCACTTAAAAGAAGTAGGAGAAGTTATTGATCGGTGGAGGCAATCAACTACTACAGATTTTTCTGTTACTGCCTGCAGTAGGGTTTTCAAAGCTTTCACAGACATTGGGTTGACTGAAAAGGCCCACAACTTCGAGATGCTTCTGATTCAGAAGAACTGTGATCCTGCAAATTCGTTAGAGtag
- the LOC103446991 gene encoding 2-oxoglutarate-dependent dioxygenase 19-like → MAPTVTSVDASEPKVASIKTLADSDALTYVPSEYAFIMDPNDKGDANDPEHSIPIIDFVLLTSASPDERAQMIQKLGRACQEWGFFQVINHGVPESLMKEMIDACQRFFELPEEEKKEFHTKNLLDPIKCGTSFNVAIDKVRLWRDYLKVIAHPKFNSLYKPAGYSEVSLEFSKRTRAVATEILNGISESLGLEADYITNAMNWDRGCQILAANYYPACPQPDLAIGIPPHTDHGLVTLLIQNDMCGLEVKHNDQWVLVNAAPGAFIVNVGDQMQILTNDKYKSIWHRATVNNTATRISIAVPHGPALDTPALPIPELLEKEGEKAKYIGMTYEKFMELQASPAAYMMPCLDHLRVKDN, encoded by the exons ATGGCACCTACCGTGACTTCAGTGGATGCATCAGAACCCAAGGTAGCAAGCATCAAAACCTTAGCCGACTCAGATGCTCTCACTTATGTACCTTCCGAGTACGCCTTCATCATGGATCCCAACGATAAGGGAGATGCAAACGACCCTGAACACTCAATCCCCATCATTGATTTTGTTCTTCTCACCTCTGCCTCCCCAGATGAACGGGCACAAATGATCCAGAAGCTAGGAAGAGCTTGCCAAGAATGGGGCTTTTTTCAG GTGATCAACCACGGTGTACCAGAGAGCCTGATGAAAGAAATGATCGACGCGTGCCAAAGATTTTTTGAGCTGccggaggaggagaagaaggagtTCCATACAAAGAACCTGTTGGACCCAATCAAGTGCGGCACCAGCTTCAACGTTGCAATTGACAAAGTTCGTCTTTGGAGGGATTATCTCAAGGTCATCGCACACCCCAAATTCAACTCACTCTACAAACCTGCTGGGTACAGTGAAGTTTCATTAGAGTTCAGCAAAAGAACCCGTGCAGTGGCAACCGAAATATTGAATGGAATATCAGAGAGTTTGGGATTGGAGGCCGATTACATTACCAACGCCATGAACTGGGATCGCGGCTGCCAAATTCTTGCAGCGAACTACTACCCGGCTTGCCCACAGCCTGACCTGGCAATCGGTATTCCTCCTCATACAGATCATGGACTGGTGACGCTGCTGATTCAAAATGATATGTGTGGCCTTGAAGTCAAGCACAATGATCAGTGGGTCTTGGTGAATGCCGCACCGGGTGCTTTTATTGTTAACGTCGGTGATCAAATGCAAATTCTGACGAACGACAAGTACAAGAGCATATGGCATCGGGCAACTGTGAACAACACAGCTACTAGGATATCGATCGCCGTACCACATGGACCGGCACTGGACACGCCTGCTCTCCCAATCCCGGAGTTGCTAGAAAAGGAAGGCGAAAAAGCGAAGTACATTGGAATGACATATGAGAAATTCATGGAACTCCAGGCAAGCCCCGCTGCCTACATGATGCCTTGCTTGGATCACCTGCGGGTCAAGGACAATTGA
- the LOC139188523 gene encoding uncharacterized protein: MKNHQSQPTGSGLFPKVNVVSLEVNATSSDGNNHKRGRGHRRGRWNGKGKNHGVQFHNQVPRHNLGPSFKNVNRHKGKAHMNIAPRNSEVACHRCGGNGHWAHTCRTPKHLVDLYQASIKEKGVETNFLNQVKPMDIPDLVCDLSGQLNTTHLDVSDSIAEMGNEVYRSD; the protein is encoded by the coding sequence atgaaaaatcatcagtcCCAACCTACTGGATCTGGACTATTCCCAAAAGTGAATGTTGTTTCCCTCGAAGTGAACGCCACATCCTCTGATGGCAATAATCATAAACGAGGACGTGGCCACAGACGAGGACGATGGAACGGGAAAGGCAAGAATCATGGtgtccagtttcacaaccaggttccaaggcATAATTTAGGCCCGAGCTTCAAAAACGTaaatcgccacaaaggcaaagctcATATGAACATTGCTCCCAGAAACTCCGAAGTAGCCTGCCACAGGTGTGGTGGTAATGGGCACTGGGCGCATACTtgtcgtaccccaaaacatctggtGGATCTATATCAAGCCTCCATCAAGGAGAAAGGTGTCGAGACCAATTTTCTCAACCAAGTtaaaccaatggatatacctgatcTAGTGTGCGACTTATCAGGGCAGTTGAACACAACTCACCTAGATGTCTCAGACTCCATTGCGGAAATGGGAAATGAAGTGTACCGGTCTGACTGA